In Kryptolebias marmoratus isolate JLee-2015 linkage group LG4, ASM164957v2, whole genome shotgun sequence, the following proteins share a genomic window:
- the si:dkeyp-87e7.4 gene encoding uncharacterized protein si:dkeyp-87e7.4 isoform X2: MNSTPSLSCCTQAEHEIRRMTLGRSKNMADAPQGPMVSRPLAFANEERRAVHSWSRISSAGHNVLLDALKIFSPMSRDLSNTEELVSFLQELSEEGHKPSVLRSQDVYRYRSCTSQPLTEDMLKLASKNVRPTTKKRKRKPQIKKREVHPSWNMSERSSPRIQGIRPPEMLVNHHAMVYSRTPSRTVELSQVDLQPCLRLTNIEGLSGFHTARLQIQTVWDSEMSSVTFPPQPHPPTLSGIPSQPSQNGDGASTRAVALFSQKNLSCPIRLDGALIGDSAPVFYANGRVFPQAHTDLTSNGWRGNGLHREVRGSKDLRDNWKDKKGFRQKVIKVDDSRSVAEACRKAQKILQVNLSPVIQIHPLNHVLRDFRFQQK, encoded by the coding sequence atcTAAAAACATGGCTGACGCACCTCAAGGTCCCATGGTCAGCCGGCCGTTGGCGTTCGCCAATGAGGAGCGGAGGGCTGTTCACTCCTGGTCTCGGATCTCGTCAGCGGGTCACAATGTCCTCCTGGACGCTCTGAAGATCTTCAGCCCAATGTCCCGAGACCTTTCCAACACCGAGGAGCTGGTGAGCTTCCTGCAGGAGCTGAGCGAGGAGGGCCACAAGCCCAGCGTGCTGCGCAGCCAGGACGTCTACCGCTACCGGTCCTGCACGAGTCAGCCCCTGACCGAAGACATGCTGAAGCTGGCCAGCAAGAACGTCAGGCCCACCAccaagaagaggaagagaaagccCCAGATCAAGAAGAGGGAGGTGCATCCGTCCTGGAACATGTCAGAGAGGAGCAGCCCCAGGATTCAAGGAATCCGGCCTCCTGAGATGTTGGTGAACCATCACGCCATGGTTTACAGCCGGACGCCCAGTCGAACTGTAGAGCTGTCGCAGGTGGACCTGCAGCCGTGCCTCAGACTGACCAACATTGAAGGTCTGTCTGGCTTCCACACGGCAAGACTCCAGATCCAGACTGTGTGGGACTCTGAGATGAGCTCTGTTACCTTTCCGCCGCAGCCGCACCCCCCAACACTTTCAGGAATACCTTCTCAGCCTTCTCAGAACGGTGACGGGGCGTCCACCAGAGCCGTGGCCTTGTTCAGCCAGAAGAACCTGTCTTGTCCGATTCGGTTGGACGGCGCCCTCATCGGAGACTCGGCTCCGGTCTTCTATGCCAACGGTCGGGTGTTCCCGCAGGCCCACACGGACCTGACCAGCAACGGCTGGAGGGGCAACGGCCTCCACCGAGAGGTTCGGGGATCAAAGGACCTGAGAGACAACTGGAAGGACAAGAAAGGCTTCAGGCAGAAAGTCATCAAAGTGGACGACTCTCGCTCTGTGGCTGAGGCCTGCAGGAAAGCCCAGAAGATCCTGCAGGTCAACCTTTCCCCGGTGATACAGATCCACCCTCTCAACCACGTGCTGAGAGACTTCAGATTTCAGCAGAAGTGA
- the si:dkeyp-87e7.4 gene encoding uncharacterized protein si:dkeyp-87e7.4 isoform X3, which produces MADAPQGPMVSRPLAFANEERRAVHSWSRISSAGHNVLLDALKIFSPMSRDLSNTEELVSFLQELSEEGHKPSVLRSQDVYRYRSCTSQPLTEDMLKLASKNVRPTTKKRKRKPQIKKREVHPSWNMSERSSPRIQGIRPPEMLVNHHAMVYSRTPSRTVELSQVDLQPCLRLTNIEGLSGFHTARLQIQTVWDSEMSSVTFPPQPHPPTLSGIPSQPSQNGDGASTRAVALFSQKNLSCPIRLDGALIGDSAPVFYANGRVFPQAHTDLTSNGWRGNGLHREVRGSKDLRDNWKDKKGFRQKVIKVDDSRSVAEACRKAQKILQVNLSPVIQIHPLNHVLRDFRFQQK; this is translated from the coding sequence ATGGCTGACGCACCTCAAGGTCCCATGGTCAGCCGGCCGTTGGCGTTCGCCAATGAGGAGCGGAGGGCTGTTCACTCCTGGTCTCGGATCTCGTCAGCGGGTCACAATGTCCTCCTGGACGCTCTGAAGATCTTCAGCCCAATGTCCCGAGACCTTTCCAACACCGAGGAGCTGGTGAGCTTCCTGCAGGAGCTGAGCGAGGAGGGCCACAAGCCCAGCGTGCTGCGCAGCCAGGACGTCTACCGCTACCGGTCCTGCACGAGTCAGCCCCTGACCGAAGACATGCTGAAGCTGGCCAGCAAGAACGTCAGGCCCACCAccaagaagaggaagagaaagccCCAGATCAAGAAGAGGGAGGTGCATCCGTCCTGGAACATGTCAGAGAGGAGCAGCCCCAGGATTCAAGGAATCCGGCCTCCTGAGATGTTGGTGAACCATCACGCCATGGTTTACAGCCGGACGCCCAGTCGAACTGTAGAGCTGTCGCAGGTGGACCTGCAGCCGTGCCTCAGACTGACCAACATTGAAGGTCTGTCTGGCTTCCACACGGCAAGACTCCAGATCCAGACTGTGTGGGACTCTGAGATGAGCTCTGTTACCTTTCCGCCGCAGCCGCACCCCCCAACACTTTCAGGAATACCTTCTCAGCCTTCTCAGAACGGTGACGGGGCGTCCACCAGAGCCGTGGCCTTGTTCAGCCAGAAGAACCTGTCTTGTCCGATTCGGTTGGACGGCGCCCTCATCGGAGACTCGGCTCCGGTCTTCTATGCCAACGGTCGGGTGTTCCCGCAGGCCCACACGGACCTGACCAGCAACGGCTGGAGGGGCAACGGCCTCCACCGAGAGGTTCGGGGATCAAAGGACCTGAGAGACAACTGGAAGGACAAGAAAGGCTTCAGGCAGAAAGTCATCAAAGTGGACGACTCTCGCTCTGTGGCTGAGGCCTGCAGGAAAGCCCAGAAGATCCTGCAGGTCAACCTTTCCCCGGTGATACAGATCCACCCTCTCAACCACGTGCTGAGAGACTTCAGATTTCAGCAGAAGTGA